Proteins encoded together in one Coffea arabica cultivar ET-39 chromosome 2c, Coffea Arabica ET-39 HiFi, whole genome shotgun sequence window:
- the LOC113727070 gene encoding zinc finger A20 and AN1 domain-containing stress-associated protein 5-like, producing MAQKTEKEETEFKVVPETITPCVNNCGVTGNPATNNMCQKCFNATSSASTSSSSSSSSSTSSSVTSSVAGAIKFGEKSPRSSSSKRLSPERTTDLAEIRRDLKEEVKEASSAHATAPATAAAVKREVNRCSGCRRKVGLTGFRCRCGELFCAEHRYSDRHDCSYDYKAAGREAIARENPVVKAAKLVKL from the coding sequence ATGGCCCAAAAGACGGAGAAAGAAGAGACGGAATTCAAAGTCGTACCGGAGACCATCACGCCTTGTGTTAATAACTGTGGCGTTACTGGAAATCCGGCGACGAATAATATGTGCCAGAAATGCTTCAACGCCACGTCATCCGCCTCCAcgtcgtcgtcgtcgtcgtcaTCTTCATCAACATCCTCGTCTGTAACCTCCTCCGTAGCCGGAGCTATTAAATTCGGAGAGAAATCTCCTAGATCTAGCTCGTCTAAGAGACTTTCGCCGGAGAGGACGACGGATCTAGCGGAAATAAGACGAGATCTGAAGGAGGAGGTAAAGGAGGCTTCATCAGCTCACGCTACAGCTCCGGCGACGGCGGCGGCGGTTAAGAGAGAGGTAAATAGGTGCTCCGGTTGTCGGAGGAAGGTAGGCTTGACCGGATTCCGGTGCAGATGCGGGGAGCTGTTTTGCGCGGAGCATAGGTATTCCGATCGTCATGATTGCAGCTACGACTACAAAGCCGCCGGACGGGAGGCGATTGCTCGGGAGAATCCGGTGGTCAAAGCTGCGAAGCTAGTCAAACTTTGA